From Glycine soja cultivar W05 chromosome 4, ASM419377v2, whole genome shotgun sequence, the proteins below share one genomic window:
- the LOC114409489 gene encoding aspartyl protease AED3-like: protein MKTTLFSLSPLFLFLLFSLVEGLTPKCDTQDHGSTLEVFHVFSPCSPFRPPKPLSWAESVLQLQAKDQARLQFLASMVAGRSVVPIASGRQIIQSPTYIVRAKIGSPPQTLLLAMDTSNDAAWIPCTACDGCTSTLFAPEKSTTFKNVSCGSPQCNQVPNPSCGTSACTFNLTYGSSSIAANVVQDTVTLATDPIPDYTFGCVAKTTGASAPPQGLLGLGRGPLSLLSQTQNLYQSTFSYCLPSFKSLNFSGSLRLGPVAQPIRIKYTPLLKNPRRSSLYYVNLVAIRVGRKVVDIPPEALAFNAATGAGTVFDSGTVFTRLVAPAYTAVRDEFQRRVAIAAKANLTVTSLGGFDTCYTVPIVAPTITFMFSGMNVTLPEDNILIHSTAGSTTCLAMASAPDNVNSVLNVIANMQQQNHRVLYDVPNSRLGVARELCTK, encoded by the exons ATGAAAACCACACTCTTCTCACTCTCTCCCTTATTCCTGTTCCTACTCTTCTCCCTAGTCGAAGGACTCACCCCCAAATGTGACACCCAAGACCATGGCTCAACCcttgaagttttccatgtgTTCAGCCCCTGTTCCCCATTTAGGCCACCAAAGCCACTTTCATGGGCAGAGAGTGTCCTTCAGCTGCAGGCCAAGGACCAAGCCAGGCTGCAGTTCCTTGCCAGCATGGTGGCTGGGAGGTCAGTTGTGCCCATTGCCTCAGGCAGGCAAATTATTCAAAGCCCAACTTACATTGTGAGGGCCAAAATTGGCTCTCCACCCCAAACCTTGCTCTTGGCTATGGACACTAGCAATGATGCTGCTTGGATCCCTTGCACTGCCTGTGATGGCTGCACTTCAACCCTTTTTGCTCCTGAAAAGTCCACCACTTTCAAGAATGTTAGCTGTGGTTCTCCTCAATGCAACCAG GTACCCAACCCCAGTTGCGGAACCAGCGCGTGCACCTTCAACTTGACTTATGGTAGCTCCTCAATAGCTGCTAATGTGGTCCAAGACACAGTTACTCTAGCCACTGACCCTATTCCTGACTACACCTTTGGGTGTGTTGCAAAGACTACTGGGGCCAGTGCACCACCACAGGGGCTATTGGGCTTGGGCCGAGGCCCATTGTCTCTGTTGTCCCAGACCCAAAACCTCTACCAGTCCACATTCTCCTACTGCTTGCCCAGCTTCAAATCACTTAACTTCTCTGGGTCGCTAAGACTTGGGCCTGTGGCCCAGCCCATAAGGATTAAGTATACCCCTCTTCTCAAGAATCCTAGAAGATCTTCACTCTATTATGTCAACTTGGTTGCAATTAGGGTTGGTCGGAAAGTTGTCGATATTCCTCCTGAGGCGTTGGCGTTCAATGCGGCCACCGGAGCCGGCACCGTCTTTGATTCTG GCACGGTGTTCACCCGGCTAGTTGCACCCGCGTACACAGCGGTACGGGATGAGTTCCAGCGACGAGTCGCCATCGCAGCAAAGGCAAACCTGACAGTGACATCCCTAGGAGGCTTTGACACATGCTACACAGTCCCAATAGTTGCACCCACCATAACATTCATGTTCTCAGGCATGAACGTGACCCTGCCAGAGGACAACATTCTCATACACAGCACTGCGGGCAGCACCACATGCTTGGCCATGGCTTCGGCTCCAGATAACGTGAACTCAGTGCTCAATGTCATAGCCAACATGCAGCAACAAAACCACCGTGTGCTCTATGACGTGCCCAATTCAAGGCTTGGAGTTGCTCGTGAACTTTGCACTAAATAA